From the Maioricimonas rarisocia genome, one window contains:
- a CDS encoding sigma-70 family RNA polymerase sigma factor, with protein sequence MNDDVEAVRQRRDERENRYNEFVGLLARHDQSIRRFIRSLLPSREGVDDVMQETALECWKKYDSFQPGHPDDATDEFIRWACVIARYKVLSWQRDRQRDRLVFRESVVSKLADEAIGHVQHRERQRQAVEACLDSLQVDDRRLVLSVHAPGQSVARLAAETGQQVRRLYSRVNALRKRLLDCVQQRLAGEVAHG encoded by the coding sequence ATGAACGATGACGTTGAGGCCGTCCGGCAGCGGCGTGATGAACGCGAGAACAGGTACAACGAGTTTGTGGGCTTGCTGGCGCGGCACGATCAGTCGATCCGGCGGTTCATCCGTTCGCTACTGCCCTCGCGCGAGGGTGTGGACGACGTGATGCAGGAAACGGCGCTGGAGTGCTGGAAGAAATACGACAGCTTTCAGCCGGGGCATCCGGATGACGCGACCGACGAGTTCATCCGTTGGGCCTGCGTCATCGCGCGGTACAAAGTCCTCAGCTGGCAGCGGGATCGGCAGCGGGACCGCCTCGTTTTCCGTGAGAGTGTCGTGAGCAAGCTGGCTGACGAGGCAATCGGTCACGTCCAGCATCGGGAGCGGCAGCGTCAGGCGGTCGAAGCCTGTCTGGATTCGCTTCAGGTGGACGACCGTCGGCTGGTCCTCAGCGTGCATGCCCCGGGACAGTCCGTCGCCCGGCTTGCAGCCGAGACTGGACAGCAGGTCCGTCGCCTGTACAGCCGCGTGAACGCGCTGAGGAAGCGGCTGCTCGATTGCGTGCAGCAACGGCTTGCAGGGGAGGTGGCCCATGGATGA